A region from the Peromyscus maniculatus bairdii isolate BWxNUB_F1_BW_parent chromosome 5, HU_Pman_BW_mat_3.1, whole genome shotgun sequence genome encodes:
- the Slc35d2 gene encoding nucleotide sugar transporter SLC35D2 isoform X6, producing the protein MATTIMILYVSKLNKIIHFPDFDKKIPGKLFPLPLLYVGNHISGLSSTSKLSLPMFTVLRKFTIPLTLLLEAIILGKQYSLNIVLSVLVIVLGAFIAAGSDLAFNLEGYIFVFLNDIFTAANGVYTKQKMDPKELGKYGVLFYNACFMIIPTVIISVSTGDFQQATEFSHWKNVLFIIQFLLSCLLGFLLMYSTVLCSYYNSALTTAVVGAIKNVSVAYIGMLVGGDYIFSLLNFIGLNIWSFSCQEALITLRPFEVLCPEDAVGTVMLLNTYLGSRPGYHL; encoded by the exons aTGGCCACCACCATAATGATACTGTATGTGTCCAAGCTAAATAAAATAATCCACTTCCCTGATTTTGACAAGAAAATTCCTGGAAAG CTGTTTCCTCTGCCCCTTCTCTACGTTGGAAACCATATAAGTGGCTTATCAAGCACAAGTAAATTAAG CTTGCCAATGTTCACTGTGCTCAGGAAATTTACAATTCCACTCACTTTACTCCTGGAAGCCATCATACTCGG GAAACAATATTCCTTGAACATCGTCCTCAGTGTTTTGGTCATCGTGCTTGGGGCTTTCATAGCAGCTGG CTCTGACCTTGCATTCAACTTGGAAGGCTACATTTTTGTATTCTTGAATGATATCTTCACAGCAGCAAATGGAGTTTATACCAAACAGAAAATGGACCCGAAG GAGCTGGGGAAATATGGAGTGCTTTTCTACAATGCCTGTTTCATGATCATCCCAACTGTCATTATTAGTGTTTCTACTGGAGACTTTCAGCAG GCCACTGAATTCAGCCACTGGAAGAACGTATTATTTATCATtcagtttcttctttcctgtcttttggG GTTTCTGTTGATGTACTCCACAGTTCTTTGCAGCTATTACAACTCGGCTCTGACCACAGCAGTGGTTGGAGCTATCAAG AATGTATCGGTTGCCTACATTGGGATGTTGGTTGGTGGCGactacattttctctctcttaaacttTATAGGGTTAAATATTTG GTCTTTCTCCTGCCAGGAGGCTCTCATTACCTTGCGACCTTTTGAAGTGCTGTGTCCTGAGGATGCTGTTGGGACTGTGATGCTTTTGAACACATATTTGGGTTCCAGGCCTGGGTATCATTTATAG